The following proteins are encoded in a genomic region of Chitinivibrio alkaliphilus ACht1:
- a CDS encoding metal ABC transporter ATP-binding protein, with protein sequence MALLSYTDVTLGYGARTILEKVNLCVEQGDFFGLVGPNGAGKSTLIKSMLGLLKAQSGKILWNPETVQKGYVPQRENIDPIWPMRVRDILRLTHCSLRGPFHRHRGEDSRVMEEMERIGIAHLANQTLDTLSGGELQRLLLARALITDPQVLILDEPTAAMDLVSSNRFLSLINTLHEERNMTVIIVTHDLPSLVHRAHRIGIIQDGQLHSGTTREMITSEKLSEIYQENLAVSTIDGRTIIYSQEETQGVVS encoded by the coding sequence ATGGCACTGCTTTCATATACAGATGTTACCCTGGGATATGGTGCGCGCACCATTCTTGAGAAGGTGAATCTCTGTGTTGAACAGGGTGATTTCTTTGGACTTGTCGGCCCGAATGGGGCCGGCAAGTCCACTTTGATAAAATCTATGCTGGGTCTTTTAAAGGCACAATCCGGGAAAATCCTTTGGAATCCGGAAACGGTGCAGAAAGGCTATGTTCCCCAGCGGGAGAATATCGACCCCATCTGGCCCATGCGGGTGCGGGACATATTGCGTTTAACCCACTGTTCTCTTCGGGGGCCCTTTCATAGGCATCGCGGTGAGGACTCCCGGGTAATGGAGGAGATGGAGCGTATTGGAATAGCTCATCTTGCCAACCAAACCCTGGATACCTTATCGGGAGGGGAGCTTCAGCGACTGCTCCTTGCCCGGGCCCTTATTACAGACCCGCAGGTCCTTATCCTTGACGAGCCCACGGCGGCCATGGATCTGGTTTCATCAAACCGCTTTCTTTCTCTCATTAACACCCTCCACGAAGAACGGAACATGACCGTGATTATTGTCACCCACGATCTTCCCTCCCTCGTACACCGGGCTCATCGTATTGGAATTATTCAGGATGGACAGCTGCATAGCGGTACTACCCGTGAGATGATTACCTCAGAAAAGCTGAGTGAAATTTATCAGGAAAACCTTGCGGTTTCCACCATTGACGGACGGACAATTATTTATTCGCAGGAAGAAACACAAGGAGTGGTGTCATGA
- a CDS encoding metal ABC transporter permease, with protein MIAELIEMFSYPFMRHSLLVGVFGGGLLAFLGIFVHLRRIVFLGAALPQIIAMGIAAAVFVSVPPIIGAFVGGGLGILLLSRVRSDSHISNDGWIGIAFAAGASVAIVLIAVSPVPDGHALRIFEGKDILGTSFGDALAAMIAAGSVALIFALFWSRLVITGFDSTMSSTLGIRVNFWNGLFFLCLGAALAVVMNTAGSMLAFSMLVGPSAAALLLFRNFPCIVITAVVLGVVSAVTGLTASYFLEIYHDISLPGGPAMATAALSTVIFAWPVSAYMRTRAVKKQKSDAAA; from the coding sequence ATGATTGCTGAACTTATTGAAATGTTTTCATACCCCTTTATGCGTCACTCCCTTCTTGTAGGGGTTTTTGGCGGAGGACTCCTTGCATTTTTGGGTATTTTTGTGCACCTGCGGCGCATAGTCTTTCTCGGTGCTGCCCTTCCCCAGATTATTGCCATGGGTATAGCCGCGGCGGTTTTTGTTTCTGTGCCGCCCATAATAGGCGCTTTTGTTGGTGGTGGACTGGGTATTCTTCTCCTCTCCCGCGTGCGTAGTGATAGCCATATCTCAAATGACGGTTGGATTGGTATCGCCTTTGCCGCGGGTGCCTCAGTTGCCATTGTCCTTATTGCCGTATCCCCCGTGCCCGATGGACATGCCCTGCGTATTTTTGAGGGCAAGGATATTCTCGGAACCTCCTTTGGCGACGCACTGGCGGCCATGATTGCTGCGGGAAGTGTTGCCCTTATTTTTGCACTTTTCTGGAGTCGACTGGTGATTACCGGCTTTGATTCCACCATGTCGTCAACCCTGGGGATTCGGGTTAATTTCTGGAACGGCCTCTTTTTTCTCTGCCTCGGGGCAGCCCTTGCCGTGGTAATGAATACTGCGGGAAGCATGTTAGCCTTTAGTATGCTCGTGGGGCCTTCGGCGGCAGCACTATTGTTGTTTCGGAACTTCCCCTGTATTGTGATAACAGCAGTTGTTCTTGGAGTTGTAAGTGCGGTTACGGGGCTTACGGCGTCCTATTTTCTTGAGATATATCATGATATATCCCTTCCCGGCGGACCAGCCATGGCAACGGCGGCACTTTCAACGGTGATATTCGCGTGGCCCGTGAGTGCCTATATGCGCACAAGGGCTGTAAAAAAGCAAAAAAGTGATGCCGCTGCATAG
- a CDS encoding HDOD domain-containing protein, which yields MAKNPMISAYISDAHEKKVLSVIFETYGYTFREVKNLKTAYVSITQQMPHALIFELTEYLNDQINLIRQVTENRRTRQIPIICYGDHADEITLNLIRNSGVKNYYQRPLTTDILKGIISHSHLDGHSVEAQEKYKGELEDNTRIMNRATPPVQRIEIMVKRIGDLLAFPFTIAKVMQVTQSETTGAKDLAKAIEADPVVVSNILKVSNSVAYGRSGRRISSIRDAIVRLGFDETKHIAISLSVMNLFSDEDRSIGFSREHFWFHSLATAIIAAKIARKSGLSPPDTAFIAGLMHDFGIILLDEFFPAYLLYSLEVTNQQGDSFIAVQNALWGMSHIDVVVQLFHSWNLPEEIIETIKYAEHFASYEKKGAPANTHLVQIIGISEVIAKSKAFGRECDEFVSSVPNEILESLKIPVKITESFFQSITDEIDLFSTYLSIKNVVAEYSPEEEISIAFVDSHASLYSPHENYLITQGYRVHLLSTPEECRDFDPPIQCIVLHPRTKEEILHYISHITKQEDPIPMVILHKHSADLPQKDSISYLPESIDLRVFIFAVESLAMGHPFSFIPQEIPKEEYTPIRETRAFQFSAEVIESSMVLMRIGGTAEKENREEIKKIMAMLLKKTRHIAVDFSTAEQVHPAVISLLEKIHSSLSQLGGGILLCIQNKETTLPQEIQQKLTRYESTAELLQKTQGK from the coding sequence ATGGCAAAAAACCCAATGATCTCAGCATATATCAGCGATGCACATGAAAAAAAAGTGTTGTCAGTCATTTTTGAAACATACGGGTACACCTTTCGGGAGGTAAAAAACCTTAAGACCGCCTACGTATCAATTACTCAACAAATGCCACATGCACTTATTTTTGAGCTTACGGAGTACCTTAACGATCAGATTAATCTCATACGACAAGTGACAGAAAATCGCCGAACCCGTCAAATACCAATCATCTGCTATGGAGATCATGCCGATGAAATAACTCTCAACCTTATTCGAAACTCCGGCGTAAAGAACTACTATCAGCGGCCACTCACGACGGATATATTAAAAGGTATTATTTCCCATTCCCATCTTGATGGACACTCCGTGGAAGCACAGGAAAAATATAAGGGTGAACTGGAAGATAATACACGAATCATGAATCGTGCAACACCACCGGTACAACGCATTGAGATCATGGTAAAACGAATTGGAGACCTCCTTGCCTTTCCCTTTACAATTGCAAAGGTTATGCAGGTAACCCAAAGTGAAACCACCGGTGCAAAGGATCTTGCAAAGGCAATAGAAGCAGATCCTGTGGTTGTTTCAAATATTCTCAAAGTATCAAACTCAGTTGCCTATGGCCGCTCTGGAAGAAGGATCAGCAGTATCAGAGATGCCATTGTACGCCTTGGTTTTGATGAGACAAAACATATTGCCATTTCTCTTTCCGTCATGAACCTCTTTTCCGATGAAGATCGCAGTATCGGCTTTAGTCGCGAGCACTTCTGGTTCCACTCCTTAGCCACGGCAATTATTGCGGCAAAAATTGCGAGGAAAAGCGGGCTTTCTCCTCCTGATACGGCATTTATCGCCGGGTTGATGCACGATTTTGGCATAATTCTTCTCGATGAGTTTTTTCCCGCCTATCTGCTGTACAGTCTTGAAGTAACAAATCAACAGGGTGATAGCTTTATTGCAGTTCAAAATGCCCTCTGGGGCATGTCGCACATCGATGTGGTCGTACAACTGTTTCATTCGTGGAATCTTCCCGAGGAGATTATTGAGACCATAAAATATGCGGAACATTTTGCATCCTATGAAAAGAAGGGTGCTCCTGCGAACACACACCTTGTTCAAATTATTGGGATTTCTGAAGTCATAGCCAAAAGCAAAGCCTTTGGAAGAGAGTGTGATGAATTCGTATCTTCCGTACCGAATGAGATATTAGAATCCTTGAAAATTCCGGTAAAAATAACGGAATCGTTTTTCCAGAGTATCACGGATGAAATAGATCTTTTTAGTACCTATCTTTCGATAAAAAATGTCGTCGCAGAATACTCGCCAGAAGAAGAAATATCTATCGCCTTTGTTGATTCGCACGCCTCTCTATATTCACCCCATGAAAACTACTTGATTACCCAAGGATATAGAGTACACCTACTCAGCACTCCGGAAGAATGTCGTGATTTTGATCCACCAATACAGTGTATTGTTCTCCATCCCCGTACAAAAGAGGAAATACTCCACTATATATCCCATATAACCAAACAAGAAGACCCTATCCCCATGGTTATTCTTCACAAACACTCCGCTGATCTGCCGCAGAAAGACTCCATCTCATACCTTCCCGAATCAATAGATCTCCGTGTATTTATTTTTGCCGTGGAAAGCCTGGCCATGGGCCACCCCTTCTCTTTCATTCCGCAAGAGATACCGAAGGAAGAGTATACACCAATTCGAGAAACCCGTGCATTTCAGTTTTCTGCAGAGGTTATCGAGTCTTCCATGGTTCTTATGCGGATAGGGGGAACTGCTGAAAAGGAAAATCGCGAAGAAATAAAAAAAATTATGGCCATGCTCCTCAAAAAAACACGCCATATCGCCGTAGATTTTTCCACTGCTGAACAAGTCCACCCTGCGGTAATATCCTTACTTGAGAAAATTCATAGCTCCCTTAGCCAATTAGGGGGAGGTATTCTTCTCTGTATACAAAACAAGGAGACCACTCTTCCTCAGGAAATACAGCAAAAGCTCACCCGCTACGAAAGTACAGCTGAGCTTTTGCAAAAAACACAGGGAAAATAA
- a CDS encoding PilZ domain-containing protein codes for MSMKILIYEPNSALCGYLKNYTISQGLVPKIVGNLPMVQPLLFSGSYEYYLTDYSADRELIDDIIFNIKLNKKRAHIRIFISTPQPDKNTLQRMIRLGINGFIKKPFSEELFEKTFFQWLEKNSFKNNKRVHPRVTPSPTDRATAILHGAVRNQNLRLPIADISAGGMALLLPPKIPNTAVALEIHKVVRNIEVRIRHFKVVVTTHIVALPPGRICMEFVDTSQDSLKYIYRYIAELLNS; via the coding sequence ATGTCCATGAAAATACTTATCTACGAACCAAACAGTGCCTTATGCGGGTATCTTAAAAATTATACTATCAGTCAAGGGTTAGTACCAAAAATTGTTGGAAATCTCCCCATGGTACAACCCCTTCTTTTTTCTGGCTCCTATGAATACTATCTCACCGACTACTCTGCAGATCGCGAGCTTATTGATGATATTATTTTTAACATTAAGCTCAACAAAAAACGTGCCCATATCCGTATTTTTATCAGCACGCCCCAACCAGACAAAAATACCCTGCAACGTATGATTCGCCTTGGCATAAATGGGTTTATCAAAAAGCCTTTCAGCGAAGAACTTTTTGAAAAAACATTCTTTCAATGGCTTGAAAAAAATAGTTTTAAAAACAATAAGCGGGTTCACCCTCGAGTTACACCAAGCCCTACCGATCGAGCAACAGCAATTCTTCACGGAGCCGTTCGAAACCAAAATCTTCGTCTCCCCATCGCAGATATTTCCGCTGGAGGTATGGCACTGTTGCTCCCACCGAAGATACCCAATACTGCCGTTGCCCTAGAGATACACAAGGTTGTTCGGAATATAGAAGTACGCATTCGTCATTTTAAGGTTGTGGTGACAACACATATTGTCGCCCTCCCTCCGGGACGAATTTGCATGGAATTTGTTGATACGTCGCAAGATTCTCTCAAATATATCTATCGCTACATTGCTGAACTCCTCAACTCATAG
- a CDS encoding toxin-antitoxin system YwqK family antitoxin, with translation MKHLVFVVFVMFFACTQSVEYEDLEHRERIAYVQGEDTPFSGRAVDYFPDGSVREEAYYKDGVLHGTWKAFSPDGTPVRRLYFKEGAQHGEQIFYNESGDISSRAHFDRGELQDVQSEE, from the coding sequence ATGAAGCATCTTGTTTTCGTAGTATTTGTCATGTTTTTTGCATGTACCCAGAGTGTTGAGTATGAAGATCTTGAACATCGCGAGAGAATCGCCTATGTGCAGGGTGAAGATACGCCCTTTTCAGGTCGTGCCGTTGATTATTTTCCCGATGGATCTGTTCGTGAAGAGGCCTACTATAAAGACGGGGTGCTCCACGGAACATGGAAAGCTTTTTCACCTGACGGGACACCGGTCCGGCGTCTCTATTTTAAAGAGGGGGCTCAACATGGTGAGCAGATTTTTTATAATGAATCGGGGGATATCTCCTCACGGGCTCATTTTGATCGGGGAGAACTGCAGGATGTTCAAAGTGAAGAGTAG
- a CDS encoding aminotransferase class V-fold PLP-dependent enzyme — protein sequence MGCDCRVRRGLLSKTYTLQKGDVYFDHAAASQVTPEVIGVYERALRSLWANPSSQHGAGVLVYKALDDVCTTLSRLFSRGRRWYFGESSSRLMHLFMQYCSVDSLIVPVTGHRSFQQAGQKVHTVGVLPTGEIDLVLLEELLSRTTSALLLYAPVHHETGVVQPVRKIYALAQKYDCLICLDAVQTVTRLGHHEWEPYGHAFFCSSYKVGAPPGAALLGVDPTLAFSPPLHDASLEWSLFSGSVNAPAVCAFAKALSLHMSQEERVLQELGTLTREARSILSDLGPCMVFETPKKCITGILCITLPDIDDVEDLLLFLSSRRIYLSRFSACDWDLSKPSRVLTAMGVPPERAKKSLRLSLSRNNQRSDFFILKKALREAFSQGL from the coding sequence ATGGGGTGTGATTGTCGGGTTCGTCGCGGGCTACTTTCTAAAACGTACACGCTCCAGAAAGGTGATGTTTACTTTGATCATGCTGCCGCATCTCAAGTGACCCCGGAAGTTATTGGTGTGTATGAACGTGCCCTTCGTTCTCTCTGGGCAAATCCGTCAAGTCAGCATGGGGCAGGCGTGCTTGTATATAAGGCCCTGGATGATGTGTGTACCACCCTCTCCCGTTTATTTTCTCGTGGTCGACGGTGGTATTTCGGAGAGAGCTCTTCCCGGCTTATGCATCTTTTTATGCAGTACTGTTCCGTAGACTCCCTGATCGTTCCTGTGACAGGACATCGCTCATTTCAACAGGCAGGCCAAAAGGTACATACCGTGGGGGTATTACCCACAGGTGAGATTGATCTTGTTTTGCTTGAAGAGCTTCTCAGCCGCACCACTTCAGCGCTTTTGCTCTATGCTCCGGTACATCATGAGACCGGCGTTGTACAGCCGGTACGCAAGATTTACGCCCTTGCTCAGAAATATGACTGCCTCATATGTCTTGATGCGGTGCAGACAGTCACTCGGCTTGGCCATCATGAGTGGGAGCCCTACGGCCACGCTTTTTTTTGCTCATCCTATAAGGTGGGGGCTCCTCCCGGTGCAGCGCTTCTCGGGGTTGATCCGACCCTTGCGTTTTCACCTCCCCTCCACGATGCATCCCTTGAGTGGTCTCTTTTCTCAGGAAGTGTGAATGCACCGGCCGTATGTGCCTTTGCAAAGGCACTCTCCCTCCATATGTCCCAGGAAGAACGGGTGCTCCAGGAATTAGGCACTCTCACTCGCGAAGCACGCTCAATTTTATCTGATTTGGGTCCATGCATGGTGTTTGAAACGCCCAAAAAATGTATAACGGGGATTCTCTGTATTACCCTGCCGGATATAGATGATGTGGAGGATCTGCTTCTTTTTTTATCATCGCGACGCATATATCTCAGTCGGTTTTCGGCATGTGATTGGGATTTATCCAAACCATCCCGGGTACTGACTGCCATGGGGGTCCCTCCAGAGCGAGCAAAGAAATCTCTTCGCTTGTCTCTTTCGAGGAACAACCAACGGAGTGATTTTTTTATTCTTAAAAAAGCACTTCGTGAAGCCTTTTCACAAGGCCTATAA
- a CDS encoding GNAT family N-acetyltransferase codes for MVYEIVPVKKEELHSVAQLLAEVFSGEAITSQLFDFSREDTKDRFARMTHLRGAYYLRAGHLLLSVFHQGTPLGVAIVKRTGNAISVRERLFRWYGPLLRGMFSLVPVMRLRTYLSLWPHFLHPRHLTKPYWYLEALAVDPSWQGKGVGSALLEDIRERMHSDASVSGIFLETGTEENSALYEKRGYICIEKKGTARVPVYRHFLVNPSFRPEG; via the coding sequence GTGGTCTATGAAATTGTTCCTGTAAAAAAAGAAGAGCTTCATTCCGTGGCACAGCTTCTTGCGGAGGTGTTTTCCGGAGAAGCAATTACGTCTCAACTCTTCGATTTCTCCCGGGAAGATACGAAGGATCGCTTTGCCCGCATGACCCATCTTCGCGGAGCTTACTACCTTCGGGCGGGGCATCTTCTCTTGAGCGTATTCCACCAAGGTACTCCTCTCGGGGTTGCCATAGTAAAACGTACCGGAAATGCGATTTCAGTACGGGAGCGACTATTTCGATGGTATGGGCCGTTGTTGCGTGGCATGTTTTCCCTCGTACCGGTCATGCGTTTGCGGACATATCTCAGTTTGTGGCCACATTTTCTGCATCCACGACATCTTACCAAGCCTTATTGGTATCTTGAAGCCCTCGCGGTAGATCCGTCGTGGCAGGGAAAAGGTGTTGGAAGCGCTCTTTTGGAGGATATTCGTGAGCGTATGCACAGTGATGCCTCCGTGTCGGGAATATTTTTGGAGACCGGTACAGAGGAAAATAGCGCTCTGTATGAAAAACGGGGATATATCTGTATTGAAAAAAAGGGGACCGCTCGTGTCCCCGTGTATCGTCATTTTTTGGTAAATCCCTCTTTTCGTCCGGAGGGGTGA
- a CDS encoding zinc metallopeptidase gives MMYLFDPLYFIILAPGLLLAAYATMITKSTFAKYSEVASSTGITGSQAAQRLLSNAGVHDVSIEPVQGFLSDHYDPRNKTLRLSPDVYNSRSLSAIGVACHEAGHALQHADAYFWLGLRSNMVPVVQFSSNFSYILLMLGFILNFPGLLSVGIILFSAAVVFSIVTLPVEWDASARAKKLMVSTGVVPEKEAVASGKVLNAAFLTYVASALTSLLTLLYYILRAQQRR, from the coding sequence ATGATGTACCTCTTCGACCCCCTCTATTTTATAATACTTGCCCCGGGGCTTCTTCTTGCCGCCTACGCAACCATGATTACAAAATCAACCTTCGCGAAATATTCTGAAGTAGCAAGCTCTACGGGAATCACCGGTTCTCAAGCAGCCCAACGCCTTTTGAGTAATGCCGGTGTACACGATGTATCCATAGAACCGGTGCAGGGTTTTTTATCCGACCATTACGACCCCCGAAATAAAACCCTACGTCTTTCTCCAGACGTATATAACTCCCGTTCTCTTTCCGCCATTGGTGTTGCCTGCCACGAAGCAGGGCATGCTTTACAACATGCCGATGCCTACTTCTGGCTTGGTTTACGCTCCAACATGGTACCGGTGGTGCAGTTTTCTTCAAACTTTTCCTACATTCTACTTATGTTGGGCTTCATTCTTAATTTTCCCGGTCTCCTCTCCGTGGGAATCATCCTCTTTTCTGCAGCGGTAGTCTTTTCCATTGTTACGCTTCCCGTTGAATGGGATGCCTCGGCACGGGCAAAGAAACTCATGGTATCCACGGGGGTTGTCCCTGAAAAAGAAGCCGTCGCATCGGGGAAAGTGCTCAACGCGGCATTTCTTACCTACGTAGCTTCGGCTCTTACATCGCTGCTCACCCTCTTGTACTACATACTGCGTGCACAGCAGCGGCGATAG